Proteins encoded together in one Neobacillus sp. FSL H8-0543 window:
- a CDS encoding NADH-quinone oxidoreductase subunit D codes for MIRTEEMMLNVGPQHPSTHGVFRLVVKIDGEIITDAKPVIGYLHRGTEKIAENLQYTQIIPYTDRMDYLSAMTNNYVLCHAVETMMGIEVPERADFLRVIAMELGRVASHLVAWGTYVLDLGATSPFIYAFRDREMIINMLNELSGARLTFNYMRVGGVKWDAPEGWIEKVGQFVPYMREQMVGYHQLVSGNEIFLNRVKGVGKYTKEEAIQYSLSGPNLRCTGVKWDLRKDEPYSVYDRFEFNVPTKDTGDALARYHLRLEEIEESLKILEQAVAQFPQEGPILAKVPKIIKAPKGEAFVRIESPRGEIGCYISSDGKKEPYRLKFRRPSFYNLQILPKLLIGENIANMIAILGAIDIVLGEVDG; via the coding sequence ATGATACGAACAGAAGAAATGATGCTAAACGTCGGACCTCAGCATCCTAGTACGCACGGAGTTTTCCGACTTGTTGTAAAAATTGATGGTGAAATCATCACCGATGCAAAGCCAGTCATCGGTTACTTGCACCGCGGTACGGAGAAAATTGCTGAAAACCTGCAATATACTCAGATTATTCCTTATACAGACCGGATGGACTATTTGTCAGCGATGACCAACAACTATGTCCTTTGTCATGCTGTCGAAACGATGATGGGCATCGAAGTGCCGGAACGTGCTGATTTCCTACGCGTGATTGCCATGGAACTGGGACGAGTGGCCAGCCACCTTGTAGCCTGGGGAACTTACGTGCTAGACCTTGGTGCAACCAGCCCGTTCATCTATGCCTTCCGTGATCGTGAAATGATTATTAATATGTTAAATGAATTATCAGGTGCGCGCTTAACCTTCAACTATATGCGTGTTGGAGGAGTGAAGTGGGATGCACCAGAAGGCTGGATTGAAAAAGTAGGACAATTTGTTCCTTACATGCGCGAACAAATGGTAGGCTACCACCAGCTCGTCTCTGGAAATGAAATTTTCCTTAACCGGGTAAAAGGTGTCGGCAAGTATACTAAGGAAGAGGCGATTCAATATTCGCTCAGCGGCCCAAACCTTCGCTGTACAGGCGTCAAATGGGATCTGCGTAAAGATGAGCCCTATTCTGTATACGACCGCTTTGAATTCAATGTCCCTACCAAAGATACCGGCGATGCACTGGCACGCTACCATCTGCGTTTGGAAGAAATCGAAGAATCTCTTAAAATCCTTGAACAAGCAGTGGCACAATTCCCACAAGAAGGACCAATCCTTGCTAAAGTTCCGAAAATCATTAAGGCACCAAAAGGAGAGGCTTTTGTTAGAATCGAGTCACCGCGTGGAGAAATTGGCTGTTATATTTCGAGCGATGGCAAAAAAGAACCGTATCGCTTAAAGTTTAGAAGGCCTTCCTTCTATAACCTACAAATTCTCCCGAAACTATTAATAGGTGAAAATATCGCAAACATGATTGCTATTTTAGGGGCAATTGATATTGTCCTTGGGGAGGTGGACGGCTAA
- a CDS encoding NADH-quinone oxidoreductase subunit C, translated as MSGEKDLEQLKKEAVAKAKAAAAAKRKAMAEGASTPVSDGGDLAKQKAEAAAKARAAAFAKDKQADAPVKEPADDLAKKKAAAVAKAKAAAAAKRKAMGMEPAQETEPVAPVTETESGAGDDVDDLAKKKAAAVAKAKAAAAAKRKAMGDEPVEETSAGDDVDDLAKKKAAAVAKAKAAAAAKMKAKAVGSEAPVGDDEKAKAIAAAKAKAKAAAAAKAKAAGGTAAPVDETPSAPSVNQPFLDKYRKVIEDHLGSDVLEDSYINKLSKDVPTIVAKRDTYFKVAQFLKYNELLGFDYLSELHGTDFQTHMEVYVHLFSYKNRQSVALKVKIDRDEPIIESLEPLWAGANWPECEAYDLLGIKFTGHPNLHRILLGEDWVGYPLRKDYEPYDVEV; from the coding sequence ATGAGCGGGGAAAAGGATCTCGAACAATTAAAGAAGGAAGCGGTAGCAAAGGCGAAAGCAGCGGCGGCAGCCAAGCGTAAAGCCATGGCCGAGGGAGCGTCAACTCCGGTTAGTGATGGTGGAGATTTAGCGAAGCAGAAAGCCGAGGCGGCTGCGAAGGCAAGAGCAGCAGCTTTTGCAAAAGATAAGCAGGCTGATGCTCCAGTTAAGGAACCAGCCGATGATTTAGCAAAGAAAAAGGCAGCAGCCGTAGCAAAAGCGAAAGCAGCAGCAGCGGCAAAACGTAAAGCAATGGGCATGGAGCCAGCCCAGGAAACTGAACCGGTTGCGCCAGTTACAGAAACTGAGTCTGGTGCGGGTGATGACGTTGATGATTTAGCAAAGAAAAAGGCAGCAGCCGTAGCAAAAGCGAAAGCGGCAGCAGCAGCGAAACGTAAAGCAATGGGCGATGAGCCGGTCGAAGAAACTTCAGCGGGTGATGACGTTGATGATTTAGCGAAGAAAAAGGCAGCAGCCGTAGCGAAAGCAAAAGCAGCGGCAGCGGCGAAAATGAAGGCAAAAGCAGTCGGCAGCGAGGCGCCAGTAGGTGATGATGAAAAGGCGAAGGCGATTGCAGCAGCGAAGGCAAAAGCCAAAGCGGCAGCGGCAGCCAAAGCGAAAGCAGCAGGTGGCACGGCAGCACCTGTTGATGAAACGCCATCAGCGCCATCCGTGAACCAGCCTTTCTTAGATAAGTACAGAAAAGTCATCGAGGACCACTTGGGTTCTGATGTTTTAGAAGATTCTTATATTAATAAACTATCCAAAGATGTTCCGACAATTGTGGCAAAACGTGATACATATTTTAAGGTTGCTCAATTTTTAAAATACAATGAGCTCCTAGGATTTGACTATTTGTCAGAGCTGCACGGGACTGATTTTCAGACGCATATGGAAGTTTATGTTCACTTATTCTCATATAAAAATCGCCAATCGGTTGCCCTAAAGGTGAAGATTGACCGCGATGAACCAATTATTGAGAGTTTGGAGCCGCTTTGGGCTGGGGCCAACTGGCCTGAATGTGAAGCATATGACTTACTAGGGATTAAGTTTACTGGACATCCAAACTTGCACCGGATATTACTTGGAGAAGATTGGGTTGGCTATCCACTTAGAAAAGACTATGAGCCGTATGATGTGGAGGTGTAG
- a CDS encoding NADH-quinone oxidoreductase subunit B family protein: MELKLENISPQELEELQRNVFMTTLEQIKAWARSSSLYPMTFGLACCAIEMMGVGGANYDLDRFGSFFRTSPRQSDCMIVSGTVTKKMAPILRRLYDQMPEPKWVIAMGSCATAGGPYVNSYSVVKGVDQIVPVDVYIPGCPPNPAALIYGINKLKEKIRYEAKTGKKVI, from the coding sequence ATGGAATTAAAACTGGAAAATATATCACCTCAAGAATTAGAAGAGTTACAGAGAAATGTATTTATGACAACACTGGAACAAATTAAGGCTTGGGCGCGCAGTAGTTCGCTCTATCCGATGACATTTGGTCTGGCGTGTTGTGCGATTGAGATGATGGGTGTTGGTGGTGCCAACTATGACCTTGACCGGTTTGGTTCATTTTTCCGTACGTCTCCAAGACAGTCAGATTGTATGATTGTTTCTGGGACAGTTACGAAGAAAATGGCGCCGATTTTACGTAGATTATACGATCAAATGCCAGAGCCGAAATGGGTTATTGCGATGGGTTCTTGTGCAACAGCAGGCGGGCCATATGTTAATTCATATTCTGTAGTAAAGGGTGTCGATCAAATCGTACCTGTAGATGTTTACATTCCAGGATGCCCTCCGAACCCGGCAGCTTTAATTTATGGAATTAATAAGTTAAAGGAAAAGATTCGCTATGAGGCGAAGACTGGGAAGAAGGTGATCTAA
- a CDS encoding NADH-quinone oxidoreductase subunit A produces the protein MELLNLYQNNYLIVFVFLCLGVLLPIVALYLGKLLRPDKPSVAKYTTYESGIDPFHDSRVQFNVRYYIFALMFVIFDVETVFLYPWAVAFDNLGAFALIEMLIFVFMLLIGLVYAWKKKVLQWN, from the coding sequence ATGGAACTATTGAATTTATATCAGAATAATTATCTGATAGTTTTTGTGTTCTTATGTCTCGGGGTTTTACTGCCCATTGTGGCCTTATATTTAGGTAAACTTTTGCGTCCAGATAAACCAAGTGTCGCGAAGTATACCACATATGAAAGCGGTATTGATCCGTTTCACGATTCTCGTGTACAGTTCAATGTCCGCTATTATATTTTTGCCCTAATGTTCGTTATTTTTGATGTAGAGACGGTGTTTTTATATCCGTGGGCCGTAGCCTTTGATAACTTAGGTGCGTTTGCATTAATTGAGATGTTGATTTTTGTGTTTATGCTATTAATTGGCTTAGTCTATGCTTGGAAAAAGAAGGTGCTACAATGGAATTAA
- a CDS encoding F0F1 ATP synthase subunit epsilon, with product MKTIKVSVVTPDGPVYESDVEMVSTKAQSGELGILPGHIPMVAPLAIGVVRLKKEGQTELVAVSGGFVEVRPDQVTILAQAAEKSSDIDVERAQRAKERAEQRLKEQHLENIDFRRSQLALQRAINRLAVSKGRM from the coding sequence ATGAAGACGATAAAAGTCAGTGTTGTTACTCCCGATGGCCCGGTGTATGAATCAGATGTGGAAATGGTAAGTACAAAGGCTCAAAGTGGTGAATTAGGTATTTTACCTGGTCATATTCCGATGGTTGCTCCGCTTGCAATTGGGGTTGTACGCCTAAAGAAGGAAGGTCAAACGGAGTTAGTCGCGGTAAGCGGTGGTTTCGTTGAAGTCCGTCCGGACCAAGTAACAATTCTAGCCCAAGCGGCAGAAAAATCGAGTGATATTGATGTGGAGCGTGCACAAAGAGCAAAAGAACGTGCCGAGCAGCGCCTGAAAGAGCAGCATCTAGAGAATATCGATTTCCGTCGTTCTCAGCTTGCCTTACAGCGTGCCATTAACCGCCTTGCGGTATCAAAAGGAAGAATGTAA
- the atpD gene encoding F0F1 ATP synthase subunit beta: MNKGRVLQVMGPVVDVKFENGQLPEIYNALKVEYKARNQSEVDINLTLEVALHLGDDSVRAIAMSTTDGLMRGLEVTDTGAPISVPVGDVTLGRVFNVLGEAIDLIEDVPASARRDSIHREAPTFEELSTEVEILETGIKVVDLLAPYIKGGKIGLFGGAGVGKTVLIQELINNIAQEHSGISVFAGVGERTREGNDLYHEMTDSGVIKQTAMVFGQMNEPPGARMRVALTGLTMAEYFRDEQGQDVLFFMDNIFRFTQAGSEVSALLGRMPSAVGYQPTLATEMGKLQERITSTNVGSVTSIQAIYVPADDYTDPAPATTFAHLDATTNLERKLSEMGIYPAVDPLASTSRALSPDIVGEEHYEVARQVQQTLQRYRELQDIIAILGMDELGDDDKLIVLRARRVQNFLSQNFHVAEQFTGQPGSYVPVKETVKGFKEVLEGKHDHLPEDAFRLVGRIEDVVEKANRMGVES, translated from the coding sequence ATGAACAAAGGACGCGTTCTTCAGGTTATGGGTCCGGTTGTTGACGTTAAGTTCGAAAATGGTCAGCTCCCTGAGATCTATAATGCATTAAAGGTTGAGTATAAAGCGCGTAATCAATCAGAAGTTGACATCAACTTGACTCTTGAAGTAGCCCTTCATTTAGGTGATGATTCAGTTCGTGCGATTGCAATGTCTACCACAGATGGTTTAATGCGTGGGTTGGAGGTTACTGATACTGGTGCTCCGATTTCTGTTCCGGTTGGTGATGTAACGCTTGGCCGTGTATTTAACGTATTGGGTGAAGCAATTGACCTTATAGAAGATGTTCCAGCGAGTGCACGCCGTGATTCCATTCACCGTGAAGCTCCAACTTTTGAAGAGCTTTCTACAGAGGTTGAAATTCTTGAAACGGGTATTAAAGTAGTAGACCTTCTTGCACCATATATTAAGGGTGGAAAAATCGGTCTCTTCGGCGGTGCCGGTGTAGGTAAAACTGTTTTAATCCAGGAATTAATCAATAACATCGCGCAAGAGCACAGCGGTATTTCTGTATTCGCTGGTGTTGGTGAGCGTACGCGTGAAGGTAATGACCTTTATCATGAGATGACGGATTCAGGCGTTATTAAGCAAACTGCGATGGTATTCGGACAGATGAACGAGCCGCCAGGCGCACGTATGCGTGTTGCTTTGACTGGTTTGACAATGGCTGAATATTTCCGTGATGAGCAAGGACAGGATGTTCTTTTCTTCATGGATAACATCTTCCGTTTCACGCAAGCAGGTTCTGAGGTTTCTGCGCTATTAGGCCGTATGCCTTCTGCTGTAGGTTACCAGCCAACGCTTGCTACTGAGATGGGTAAATTACAAGAACGTATCACATCTACTAACGTAGGTTCTGTTACTTCAATCCAAGCGATTTACGTACCAGCCGATGACTATACGGATCCGGCTCCAGCTACGACATTCGCTCACTTAGATGCAACAACAAACCTTGAGCGTAAGCTTTCTGAGATGGGTATTTACCCAGCGGTGGATCCGCTTGCTTCGACGTCTCGTGCCTTGTCACCTGACATCGTTGGTGAGGAACACTATGAAGTAGCACGCCAAGTACAACAAACATTACAGCGTTACCGTGAATTGCAGGATATCATCGCAATCCTTGGTATGGATGAACTTGGTGATGATGATAAGCTGATTGTGCTTCGTGCACGCCGTGTTCAGAACTTCTTATCACAAAACTTCCACGTGGCAGAACAGTTCACTGGCCAGCCAGGATCTTATGTTCCTGTAAAAGAAACGGTTAAAGGTTTCAAAGAAGTCCTTGAAGGTAAGCATGACCACCTTCCAGAAGATGCATTCCGTCTCGTTGGACGTATTGAAGACGTAGTTGAGAAAGCAAATCGTATGGGTGTAGAGTCCTAA
- the atpG gene encoding ATP synthase F1 subunit gamma codes for MASLRDIKQRINSTKKTSQITKAMEMTSAAKWNRGVVNAKAFVPYMEKIQEVTAAIALGSKGMIHPMLQARQIKKTGYIVMTSDRGLAGAFNSNVLRKVLQTIQSRHKSNDEFAIIAIGRVARDFFVKRGMNVALEIVGVSDQPSFESIKALTSSTVGMFEDGTFDELYIYYSHYISAISQDVTEKKLLPLTDITTTSKLTAYEFEPTPEEILEVLLPQYAESLIFGALLDSKASEHAARMSAMRNATDNAKELINSYTLTYNRARQAAITQEITEIVGGASALE; via the coding sequence ATGGCTTCATTACGCGATATAAAACAACGTATAAACTCGACGAAAAAGACGAGTCAGATTACAAAGGCAATGGAGATGACTTCTGCCGCTAAATGGAACCGTGGAGTAGTAAATGCGAAAGCGTTTGTTCCTTACATGGAAAAAATCCAGGAAGTGACTGCTGCGATTGCACTTGGCAGTAAAGGGATGATCCATCCAATGCTTCAAGCTCGTCAGATTAAAAAAACTGGTTATATTGTTATGACATCTGACCGCGGACTTGCTGGCGCATTTAACAGTAACGTCTTGCGTAAGGTGCTGCAAACAATCCAAAGCCGTCATAAATCGAATGATGAGTTCGCAATTATTGCTATCGGAAGAGTGGCACGGGACTTTTTTGTTAAGCGCGGCATGAATGTAGCTCTCGAAATCGTCGGGGTCTCAGATCAGCCAAGTTTTGAAAGCATTAAAGCCTTGACCAGCAGCACCGTAGGTATGTTTGAGGACGGAACCTTCGATGAATTGTATATCTATTACAGCCATTATATAAGTGCGATTTCTCAAGATGTAACCGAGAAGAAGCTGTTGCCGCTAACGGACATTACAACGACTTCAAAGCTTACTGCTTACGAATTTGAGCCAACGCCAGAGGAAATTTTAGAAGTTCTCCTGCCTCAGTATGCTGAGAGCTTAATATTTGGGGCACTTCTTGACAGCAAAGCCAGTGAGCATGCTGCCCGGATGTCTGCGATGAGAAACGCAACAGATAATGCGAAAGAACTAATCAATTCTTATACATTAACATACAACCGTGCCCGTCAAGCAGCGATTACACAGGAAATTACCGAAATCGTCGGCGGTGCGTCAGCGTTAGAATAA
- the atpA gene encoding F0F1 ATP synthase subunit alpha, whose amino-acid sequence MSIKAEEISALIKKQIENYQAEIQVSDVGTVISIGDGIARVHGLDNVMAGELVEFSNGVMGMALNLEANNVGIIILGPFTAIKEGDEVRRTGRIMEVPVGEELIGRVVNSLGQPVDGMGPISTTKTRPIEAVAPGVMSRKSVHEPLQTGIKAIDALVPIGRGQRELIIGDRQTGKTSVAIDTILNQKGQDMICIYVAIGQKESTVRGAVETLRKHGALEYSIVVTASASQPAPLLYLAPYAGVAMAEEFMYAGKHVLVVYDDLSKQAAAYRELSLLLRRPPGREAYPGDVFYLHSRLLERASKLSDALGAGSITALPFIETQAGDVSAYIPTNVISITDGQIFLQSDLFFSGVRPAINAGLSVSRVGGSAQIKAMKKVSGTLRLDLASYRELEAFAQFGSDLDKATQAKLNRGARTVEVLKQDLNRPLAVEKQVTILYALTRGFLDDIPLSDIRRFESEYHNWLDHNRKDLLDHIKTTKDLPSDDDMASAINAFKKTFAVSE is encoded by the coding sequence ATGAGCATCAAAGCTGAAGAAATTAGTGCCCTGATTAAAAAGCAAATTGAAAACTATCAGGCTGAAATTCAAGTGAGTGATGTCGGTACAGTTATCTCAATCGGTGACGGTATCGCGCGTGTTCATGGCCTCGACAATGTCATGGCCGGAGAACTTGTTGAATTTTCAAACGGCGTTATGGGTATGGCTCTAAACCTTGAAGCCAATAACGTTGGTATTATCATCCTTGGACCTTTCACTGCAATTAAAGAAGGTGACGAGGTTCGCCGTACAGGACGCATCATGGAGGTTCCGGTTGGTGAGGAACTAATTGGTCGTGTTGTTAACTCTTTAGGACAACCAGTTGATGGAATGGGTCCAATCAGTACGACAAAAACTCGCCCAATTGAAGCAGTAGCTCCAGGCGTTATGTCTCGTAAATCCGTTCATGAGCCGCTTCAAACTGGTATTAAAGCGATTGATGCGCTTGTGCCAATCGGCCGCGGACAACGTGAACTAATTATCGGTGACCGTCAAACAGGTAAAACATCTGTTGCGATCGATACAATCTTGAACCAAAAGGGTCAAGATATGATTTGTATCTATGTTGCAATCGGTCAAAAAGAATCAACGGTTCGTGGTGCCGTTGAAACTCTTCGTAAGCATGGCGCGCTAGAGTACTCAATCGTTGTAACAGCGTCAGCATCACAGCCAGCTCCATTGCTATACTTAGCACCATATGCGGGCGTTGCAATGGCAGAAGAATTTATGTATGCCGGCAAACACGTTTTGGTTGTATATGATGACTTGTCTAAGCAAGCTGCAGCTTACCGTGAACTTTCCTTGCTGCTTCGCCGTCCTCCAGGTCGTGAAGCATATCCAGGGGATGTATTCTATCTACACAGCCGTTTATTAGAGCGTGCTTCTAAATTGAGCGATGCCCTTGGTGCAGGTTCAATTACAGCATTGCCTTTCATTGAAACACAAGCGGGTGACGTTTCTGCTTATATTCCAACAAACGTTATCTCCATCACGGATGGACAAATATTCTTGCAATCTGACCTTTTCTTCTCCGGTGTTCGCCCAGCGATCAACGCAGGTCTTTCCGTATCACGTGTAGGAGGATCCGCACAAATCAAGGCGATGAAGAAGGTATCTGGTACATTACGTCTTGACCTTGCGTCATACCGTGAATTAGAAGCATTTGCTCAGTTCGGTTCTGACCTTGATAAAGCAACACAAGCAAAGCTTAACCGTGGTGCACGTACGGTTGAGGTTCTTAAACAGGACCTTAACAGACCGCTTGCTGTTGAAAAACAAGTAACTATTCTTTACGCATTAACACGCGGATTCCTTGACGATATTCCTTTATCAGATATCCGCCGTTTCGAATCAGAATACCATAATTGGTTAGACCACAATCGCAAAGACTTGTTAGACCATATTAAAACAACGAAGGACCTTCCTTCAGATGACGATATGGCTTCTGCGATCAACGCCTTCAAAAAGACGTTCGCGGTTTCCGAATAA
- a CDS encoding F0F1 ATP synthase subunit delta, with translation MSNSMVAKRYALALFRIAKEQQLLGVVGEELRVVKEVMQYNMDLKAVLDSSKLTMDKKKEILKAAFASLNVYVLNTLLILIDRHRENEIIEVANQFFELANDEAGIAEAQVFSTRELTEAEREVLSATFAAKVGKKSLRIENIVDSELLGGIKLRIGNRIYDGSLRGKLNRLERKLLS, from the coding sequence ATGAGCAACTCCATGGTAGCTAAACGCTACGCGTTGGCTCTTTTTCGAATTGCAAAAGAACAACAACTTCTTGGAGTAGTGGGAGAAGAACTGCGTGTAGTGAAGGAAGTTATGCAATACAATATGGATTTAAAAGCAGTGTTAGACTCTTCAAAGCTTACAATGGATAAGAAAAAAGAGATTTTAAAAGCCGCTTTTGCATCTTTAAATGTATATGTGCTCAATACACTATTGATCTTAATCGATCGCCACCGCGAAAATGAAATCATTGAAGTGGCAAACCAATTCTTTGAACTGGCAAACGACGAAGCGGGCATTGCTGAAGCGCAGGTTTTCAGCACGCGTGAGCTTACAGAAGCAGAGCGTGAAGTTCTTTCCGCAACCTTTGCAGCGAAGGTTGGCAAAAAATCACTTAGAATTGAAAATATCGTAGATTCCGAATTACTCGGCGGCATCAAGCTCCGTATCGGAAATCGTATATATGATGGAAGCTTGCGCGGCAAGCTAAACCGTTTAGAACGTAAATTGTTAAGCTAA
- a CDS encoding F0F1 ATP synthase subunit B, whose amino-acid sequence MLTSSFVLGAATAHTGINWGDILFQLFIFIVLLALLKKFAWGPLMGIMDEREKHVSNEITAAENSRLEAKKLLEEQRSLLKEARTEAQGLIENAKKQGELQREEIIVVARSEAERMKENAKLEIKQEKEKAVTAIREQVASLSVLIASKVIEKELNAADQDKLITDYIQEAGEER is encoded by the coding sequence GTGTTAACAAGCAGTTTTGTATTAGGTGCAGCAACAGCACATACTGGTATTAACTGGGGAGATATTCTCTTCCAACTATTTATATTTATCGTTTTGTTAGCATTACTTAAGAAGTTCGCATGGGGTCCTTTAATGGGCATTATGGATGAACGTGAAAAGCATGTGTCTAATGAAATTACTGCGGCAGAAAATAGCCGTTTAGAAGCTAAGAAGCTATTAGAAGAGCAAAGATCTCTTTTAAAAGAAGCGCGTACTGAAGCGCAAGGCTTAATTGAAAATGCGAAAAAGCAAGGCGAGTTACAGCGTGAAGAAATAATCGTTGTTGCCCGTTCAGAAGCTGAGCGCATGAAAGAAAATGCGAAATTAGAAATCAAGCAAGAAAAAGAAAAAGCGGTTACCGCTATTCGTGAACAAGTTGCATCCTTGTCTGTATTAATTGCCTCTAAAGTAATTGAAAAAGAATTGAATGCAGCAGACCAAGATAAACTGATTACCGATTATATTCAAGAGGCAGGAGAAGAGCGATGA
- the atpE gene encoding F0F1 ATP synthase subunit C, giving the protein MGLIAAAIAIGFAALGAGIGNGLIVSKTVEGIARQPEARGMLQTTMFIGVALVEAIPIIAVVIAFMVQGQ; this is encoded by the coding sequence ATGGGTCTTATAGCAGCAGCAATCGCAATTGGTTTCGCAGCACTAGGTGCTGGTATTGGTAACGGTCTTATCGTATCAAAAACTGTAGAGGGTATCGCTCGTCAACCAGAAGCTCGCGGTATGCTTCAAACTACAATGTTCATCGGGGTTGCGTTAGTTGAGGCGATTCCAATCATCGCGGTTGTTATCGCGTTCATGGTACAAGGTCAATAA
- the atpB gene encoding F0F1 ATP synthase subunit A produces MHHEAPIVTFLGLQFNLANILMITIASVIVFLIAFLSTRRLAMKPSGMQNFMEWIMDFVKNIINSTMDWKDGGRFHVLGITILLYIFVSNMLGLPFSIVVDGVLWWKSPTADPAVTLTLATLIVVLSQYYGVKAKGTGAYMKEFLKPFSFMLPIKIIEEFANALTLGLRLYGNIYAGEILLALIAGGMATGVGGTIAAIIPMMAWEGFSIFVGAIQAYIFTMLTMVYLSHKVSQDH; encoded by the coding sequence TTGCATCACGAAGCTCCAATAGTTACATTTCTTGGGCTCCAATTTAACCTGGCGAACATTTTGATGATTACGATTGCAAGTGTGATTGTCTTTTTGATAGCCTTCCTATCTACTCGAAGACTGGCCATGAAACCATCCGGTATGCAAAACTTTATGGAATGGATCATGGATTTTGTTAAAAACATTATAAACAGTACGATGGATTGGAAAGATGGAGGAAGATTCCATGTTCTTGGAATTACGATCCTTCTCTATATTTTTGTCTCCAATATGTTGGGACTTCCTTTTTCAATCGTCGTAGATGGCGTGCTTTGGTGGAAATCACCAACGGCTGATCCTGCTGTGACATTGACATTGGCAACATTAATAGTGGTTTTATCACAATATTATGGTGTCAAAGCGAAGGGAACTGGCGCATACATGAAAGAGTTCCTTAAACCGTTCTCGTTTATGCTGCCAATTAAAATCATTGAAGAGTTTGCAAATGCTCTGACGTTAGGTCTCCGTCTATACGGGAACATTTATGCAGGTGAGATTTTATTAGCCTTAATCGCTGGTGGTATGGCAACTGGTGTTGGTGGAACAATTGCCGCCATTATCCCAATGATGGCATGGGAAGGTTTCTCAATCTTTGTCGGCGCGATCCAAGCGTACATTTTCACAATGTTAACAATGGTCTATTTGAGTCACAAAGTGAGTCAGGACCATTAA
- a CDS encoding ATP synthase subunit I: protein MPEFKQMFTRQRKWMFFLLSFYVLGWGFTAYQSIFLGLILGTSLSLFNLWLMSRKIDKLGQAAEQGGKIPSLGSFSRLATGALAVVITMRYPDYFHLISVVIGLMTSYIVIMIDFFMHKLYLDK from the coding sequence ATGCCAGAATTCAAACAGATGTTTACAAGACAGCGAAAATGGATGTTTTTTTTATTGTCTTTTTATGTGCTTGGTTGGGGGTTCACTGCTTATCAATCAATCTTTTTAGGGTTGATTCTTGGGACAAGTTTGAGCCTCTTTAATTTGTGGTTAATGTCTCGAAAAATCGACAAGTTAGGTCAAGCAGCCGAACAGGGAGGAAAAATTCCATCTCTTGGATCATTCTCCAGATTGGCAACCGGGGCACTAGCCGTCGTCATTACAATGAGGTATCCTGATTATTTTCACCTCATTAGTGTAGTTATAGGATTAATGACATCCTACATCGTCATTATGATAGATTTTTTCATGCACAAACTATACTTAGACAAATAG
- a CDS encoding AtpZ/AtpI family protein gives MRKDNRNPYQAMALMSAILSQLVGSILIGIFGGRWLDKQWDTEPLFLIIGLFIGLAAGIYTMSVSIRHFFSGD, from the coding sequence ATGCGTAAAGACAACCGCAACCCATATCAAGCAATGGCCCTGATGTCTGCTATTCTTTCCCAGTTGGTTGGATCGATTCTAATCGGCATATTTGGCGGAAGATGGCTGGATAAACAGTGGGACACGGAACCACTATTTTTAATTATCGGATTGTTCATTGGATTAGCTGCGGGTATTTATACGATGTCTGTGTCAATTCGCCATTTCTTTTCAGGAGATTAA